Proteins found in one Serinicoccus marinus DSM 15273 genomic segment:
- the ftsX gene encoding permease-like cell division protein FtsX, whose product MRPGFLLGEVGNGLRRNFSMFVSVVLVTMVSLFFLGVGLLAQAQVNTAKGEWYDRVQVSIFLCTPDSTDAPGCAGGAVTPEQRDQVEADLQGLEPLVTEYFYESNEEAYERFTEQFRNSSALDSVPQESIPASFRVNLSDPSKYDVIRAAFEQAPGVDSVEDQREVVDKLLAFLGALSWGALALAVAMVVCAVLLISTTIRLTAWTRRRETAIQRMVGASAFSIHLPFVLETVVAALLGAALAVGLLWATVRFGISGFLSELLAGESGLVSLVGERDLWFLTPFLVGGAVLLAAVTSWMALLRHVRV is encoded by the coding sequence GTGAGGCCGGGCTTCCTGCTGGGCGAGGTCGGCAACGGCCTGCGCCGCAACTTCTCGATGTTCGTCTCCGTCGTCCTCGTGACGATGGTCTCGCTCTTCTTCCTCGGCGTCGGGCTGCTCGCGCAGGCGCAGGTCAACACGGCCAAGGGGGAGTGGTACGACCGGGTCCAGGTCTCGATCTTCCTGTGCACCCCTGACTCGACCGACGCCCCGGGCTGCGCCGGCGGCGCGGTCACCCCGGAGCAGCGTGACCAGGTCGAGGCCGACCTGCAGGGGCTGGAGCCGCTGGTCACCGAGTACTTCTACGAGTCCAACGAGGAGGCATACGAGCGCTTCACCGAGCAGTTCCGCAACAGCTCGGCGCTGGACTCGGTGCCGCAGGAGTCGATCCCCGCCTCCTTCCGCGTCAACCTGTCCGACCCCTCGAAGTACGACGTCATCCGCGCCGCCTTCGAGCAGGCGCCCGGCGTGGACAGCGTCGAGGACCAGCGCGAGGTGGTCGACAAGCTCCTCGCCTTCCTCGGTGCCCTGAGCTGGGGCGCGCTGGCGCTCGCCGTGGCGATGGTCGTCTGCGCCGTGCTGCTCATCTCGACGACGATCCGGCTCACCGCGTGGACCCGGCGACGGGAGACCGCGATCCAGCGCATGGTGGGGGCCTCCGCCTTCTCCATCCACCTGCCGTTCGTCCTCGAGACCGTCGTCGCGGCGCTGCTCGGCGCCGCGCTGGCGGTGGGTCTGCTCTGGGCGACCGTGCGCTTCGGCATCAGCGGCTTCCTGTCCGAGCTGCTCGCCGGTGAGAGCGGCCTGGTGAGCCTCGTCGGCGAGCGCGACCTCTGGTTCCTCACCCCGTTCCTCGTCGGCGGCGCCGTCCTGCTCGCCGCCGTGACCTCCTGGATGGCGCTGCTGCGCCACGTCAGGGTCTGA
- the ftsE gene encoding cell division ATP-binding protein FtsE, with translation MERVSLRYAKGDPWALREVDLDVTRGEFCFVVGESGSGKSSLLRLVILEQRPSSGRVLVAGHDLGELAARRVHLLRRQIGTVFQDFRLLSGKTVDQNVAYVLHVLGASRHEIRQRVPETLALVGLEGKGRRLPHELSGGEQQRVAIARAMVNKPPILLADEPTGNLDPDTSQEIVAILDRINRAGTTVLMATHDTTIVDQFRKRVVQLRDGEVVRDQAEGGYRQVVVS, from the coding sequence ATGGAGCGCGTCAGTCTGCGCTACGCCAAGGGCGACCCCTGGGCGTTGCGCGAGGTCGACCTCGACGTCACCCGGGGCGAGTTCTGCTTCGTCGTGGGGGAGTCGGGCTCCGGCAAGTCCTCGCTCCTGCGCCTGGTGATCCTCGAGCAGCGGCCCTCCTCCGGGCGGGTGCTCGTCGCCGGGCACGACCTCGGGGAGCTGGCGGCCCGCCGCGTGCACCTGCTCCGGCGCCAGATCGGCACCGTCTTCCAGGACTTCCGGCTGCTCTCGGGCAAGACCGTCGACCAGAACGTCGCCTACGTGCTGCACGTGCTCGGCGCGAGCCGGCACGAGATCCGGCAGCGGGTCCCCGAGACCCTGGCCCTCGTCGGCCTGGAGGGCAAGGGCAGGAGGCTGCCGCACGAGCTGTCCGGCGGGGAGCAGCAGCGGGTCGCGATCGCGCGCGCGATGGTCAACAAGCCGCCGATCCTGCTGGCCGACGAGCCGACCGGCAACCTCGACCCGGACACCAGCCAGGAGATCGTGGCGATCCTGGACCGGATCAACCGGGCGGGGACCACGGTGCTCATGGCCACGCACGACACGACGATCGTCGACCAGTTCCGCAAGCGCGTCGTCCAGCTGCGTGATGGCGAGGTCGTGCGCGACCAGGCCGAGGGCGGCTACCGGCAGGTGGTCGTGTCGTGA
- a CDS encoding ExeM/NucH family extracellular endonuclease: MLPGEEAEAYEAANQERYITLDDGSSWDYLRNSTAQSSALPYLSAEEPHRTGSQVTFASPVILDYRFQWNYQPVGQVVGSESAVDPITSENDREVDPPAVGGDVQIGAFNVLNYFSDLGRDEEGCDYYADRFGNPVGTDFCEVRGAWSEQAFLDQQAKLVTAINGTDAEVLALMEIENSAALSYIDHPRDKALADLVAALNAEAGEERWAYAPSPTVTPPGEDVIRTAFIYDPSEVSLEGPSLIQLDDAFANARYPLAQEFTTTDGTSFVAIANHFKSKGSGEDDGTGQGRANPARIAQAEALSAWSEEMFADEAVFLMGDFNAYSREDPVRVIEDAGYTNVASAFEPDSMTYQFSGRLGSLDHVFANEAATELVSGAGVWDINGDESIAFQYSRRNYNLVDFHSDDQFASSDHDPVLVGLTADTDETVPVERIAGTNRYDTAARIAAAYPEDVSTVYIATGESFADALSGAAPAARGLLPTTSGEVAVAPDGSPAPILLTRTAGLPQATIGALEDLEPDNIVILGGEVAVSEDVEEALEGYGEVSRISGEDRYETSALLATQYGDVDHVYVATGQNGAFADALSASSLAATEGVPVLLTRTATVPGSLTTALEALGDPEVIVLGGEGAVSGDVFTALGATERLAGTDRYGTSVAVAERFGYDETNPAPAVHVATGLDYPDALAGSALAGVQQVPVMLSRTDDIPADTLDAIVALDPAQAFLLGGTTALTDNVFDTLVAALNGDQAP; encoded by the coding sequence GTGCTGCCGGGCGAGGAGGCCGAGGCCTACGAGGCGGCCAACCAGGAGCGCTACATCACCCTGGACGACGGCTCGAGCTGGGACTACCTGCGCAACAGCACGGCCCAGTCCTCGGCGCTGCCCTACCTGTCCGCCGAGGAGCCGCACCGCACCGGCTCGCAGGTCACCTTCGCCTCGCCGGTGATCCTGGACTACCGCTTCCAGTGGAACTACCAGCCGGTCGGCCAGGTCGTCGGCTCGGAGAGCGCGGTCGACCCGATCACCAGCGAGAACGACCGCGAGGTCGACCCGCCCGCGGTCGGTGGCGACGTCCAGATCGGTGCGTTCAACGTGCTCAACTACTTCTCCGACCTCGGCCGGGACGAAGAGGGCTGCGACTACTACGCCGACCGCTTCGGCAACCCGGTCGGCACCGACTTCTGCGAGGTCCGGGGCGCCTGGTCCGAGCAGGCCTTCCTGGACCAGCAGGCCAAGCTCGTCACCGCCATCAACGGCACCGATGCCGAGGTCCTCGCGCTGATGGAGATCGAGAACTCCGCGGCGCTGTCCTACATCGACCACCCGCGCGACAAGGCGCTGGCCGACCTCGTGGCGGCGCTCAACGCCGAGGCGGGAGAGGAGCGCTGGGCCTACGCCCCGTCGCCGACGGTGACCCCGCCGGGCGAGGACGTCATCCGCACCGCCTTCATCTACGACCCGTCCGAGGTGTCGCTCGAGGGTCCCTCGCTGATCCAGCTCGACGACGCCTTCGCCAACGCCCGCTACCCGCTGGCGCAGGAGTTCACCACGACCGACGGCACGTCCTTCGTGGCGATCGCCAACCACTTCAAGTCGAAGGGGTCCGGCGAGGACGACGGCACCGGTCAGGGCCGGGCCAACCCGGCGCGCATCGCGCAGGCCGAGGCGCTCAGCGCCTGGTCGGAGGAGATGTTCGCGGACGAGGCGGTCTTCCTCATGGGCGACTTCAACGCCTACAGCCGCGAGGACCCGGTCCGGGTCATCGAGGACGCCGGCTACACCAACGTCGCCAGCGCCTTCGAGCCGGACTCGATGACCTACCAGTTCAGCGGACGCCTGGGCTCGCTGGACCACGTCTTCGCCAACGAGGCGGCCACTGAGCTGGTGTCCGGTGCGGGCGTGTGGGACATCAACGGCGATGAGTCGATCGCGTTCCAGTACAGCCGGCGCAACTACAACCTCGTCGACTTCCACAGCGACGACCAGTTCGCCAGCTCCGACCACGACCCCGTCCTCGTCGGCCTCACCGCCGACACCGACGAGACCGTGCCGGTGGAGCGCATCGCGGGCACCAACCGCTACGACACCGCGGCCAGGATCGCGGCTGCCTACCCCGAGGACGTGAGCACGGTCTACATCGCCACCGGCGAGAGCTTCGCCGACGCGCTCTCCGGCGCAGCACCCGCCGCCCGCGGCCTGCTGCCGACGACGAGCGGCGAGGTCGCCGTCGCCCCCGACGGCTCGCCCGCCCCGATCCTGCTGACGCGGACCGCCGGGCTGCCCCAGGCCACCATCGGTGCGCTGGAGGACCTCGAGCCGGACAACATCGTCATCCTCGGTGGCGAGGTCGCGGTCTCCGAGGACGTCGAGGAGGCGCTGGAGGGTTACGGCGAGGTCAGCCGGATCTCGGGCGAGGACCGCTACGAGACCTCCGCGCTGCTCGCGACGCAGTACGGCGACGTCGACCACGTCTACGTGGCGACCGGTCAGAACGGTGCCTTCGCCGACGCCCTGTCCGCGTCGTCGCTGGCCGCCACCGAGGGGGTGCCGGTCCTGCTGACCCGCACCGCCACGGTGCCCGGCTCGCTCACCACCGCCCTGGAGGCGCTCGGCGACCCCGAGGTGATCGTCCTGGGCGGCGAGGGTGCTGTCAGCGGAGACGTCTTCACCGCCCTGGGCGCGACCGAGCGTCTCGCCGGGACCGACCGCTACGGCACCTCGGTGGCCGTGGCCGAACGGTTCGGCTATGACGAGACCAACCCCGCCCCGGCGGTCCACGTCGCCACCGGCCTGGACTACCCGGACGCGCTGGCCGGCTCGGCCCTGGCCGGGGTCCAGCAGGTCCCCGTCATGCTGAGCCGCACGGACGACATCCCGGCGGACACGCTGGACGCGATCGTCGCCCTCGACCCGGCCCAGGCGTTCCTGCTGGGTGGCACCACCGCCCTGACGGACAACGTCTTCGACACCCTCGTCGCCGCCCTCAACGGCGACCAGGCGCCCTGA